The Athene noctua chromosome 8, bAthNoc1.hap1.1, whole genome shotgun sequence region GATGTCCAATGGGAGAAAGAGCTCCCTGAACTGGagtcaaagaggaaaaaaaaccatgaGAAAGGAGTTGGATGACAACTCCAGAGGTAACTCCTGATCTACAGATTGTCGCTGCCCATCCCCAAGCCCTCTGCAGGGCCCCTTCCGTCCCGCAGGGCTCTGCTCCCCTCACCTGTATGTTTTCGGGAATGGGTGATGAGAGAACTGGAGACTGCGAAGGCTTTTCCACAGCTGTCGCACACGTAAGGCTTCTCCCCCGTGTGGCGACGCACGTGGTAGGTGAGCGTGCTGGCCTGAGCGAACCGCTGACCGCAGCGATCACAGACGTAGGGCTTCTCCCCGCTGTGCTTCCTGCCAACCAACACAGACATCAGCGACCTCCTGGTCAAGAGGGATCCAACACCCACGATTAAGTAACTTTCCTCAATTAGTACTTTATCCCCAAAGTTCCCTGGGCTAATGTTCtgtgaaccaaaaaaaaaaaaaaaaagtaacaactaTGAGTTTGGGTTTGAGTTAGCAGTTTCTCATGGAGTGAAATAGGCTGTTGGCTCTGGGAATCAGCATGTCCATGATTTCAACGGCAGAACTACAGGCCCTGCAGGTGTAACACACAGGGGGAGAACTCAGCATGATTTTGCACTGCTGTGTACTGAAAGATAAAATGATTCCTAACAAGGGAATATAATTCCTGCTTCTGCCAAAAATGCAAAAGCCCCATGCAGATAGCAGTGAACAGTGAGAGCTGTTCTGTTTCACTTCCCACCAAGGAATTCTCTCTTCTTTGGTGCTACAAGCAGtttgaaacaaaacccacaccacTGCCATAAGGATACCAGTGTGTAGGCTGCAAGATTCATAAATCACAAATTGCTTCCCTAACGAGCAAGTACATAGATGTCATCACTCTGTTATGCAGTGCGAGAGAAGACCCAAGAGAAAAGGAGTAGAAATGACCAAATTATGAGAAAGTGTGACTCTTGCTCCCACTGGAGCGAATTATTCTGTTTACACACATGTCTAAGCATTTGCAGGATCTCGCTTTTGCTTACCTGGCATGAATCTTCAGATTGCTTGAAGTTGCAAACTGCAGGTTGCAGACATCACACTTGTATGGTTTCTCTTCTCCATGATGCATCCGACTGTGGAACACTAACTGGCACTTCTGAGCGAAGCCTTTGTCGCACAGTTCACATTTGTATGGCTTCTCCCctagtgaaaaataaaacccttgTGCTCTCTGCACTTACGTAAGAAAGCTTTCCAATCCATTACCTGACCAAAGCTCAGGTGTCTGTTCTAATGCTTCTTACAAATAACATCTTGGAACATCCCATAATCAGGCTGCTGAAGGGGAACATGCCAGGAATACAGCAGATAACAGACTATTTTTTAACACattaccttctggggaaaaaaaggttacaGTATTTAATAGGGCTGTTTCaccaaattattttaagaatgCTACTACTACATTTTCAGACTTTTTGCTGCTTATGTCTATTCACAATTCTGAATATTCGAGATGAACAACCAGtaaataatctgcttttttaaaCAGCAACAGGTCTTCAACAGAGCCTGGTGCTCACTAATTTCTCGTTAGCATCTGCTGTAGAAGGCTTCAGGTAATTCTGTGGTTATTCACATTCTTTTACTGGGCAGCAGTCTCGCATAATGGATTGTGCAACGCTGCGGTCTTCGATGACCATATAAAAGAGCCTACCTCTGCATCTCTATGGCAGTGCACAACCAAATCAAGAACTCAACAATTCTTAGGCACACCGTGTACataaaaacttcaaaaataaaagtattaGACATCTAACCTGCCATGTAGCAACCACGACTGTGAAATTCCCTACCTACTAGTGCAAAAATTCCCAGTACAATACCctcaaaagcagaaaatgcagctgATGTTCCTACCGGCAAACTGTCCCTGAACACTGCTCACGAGCTCCATCTTGCCCACGAAGCTCTGGTTAGTCAGTGGCTGATAACACTGGAAATCCTCTCCCTTGGTTACAGAATGAGCGAGGTGTTCTCCTGCAGCTGTACCTCAACACCTCCTACTTCACCTCTTTACATTTTCACAGCTCCCTGGAAAGAGCTCCACTGCTGGCCTCTGCTCAGTTttccaaaggggaaaaagagcAAAACTAAACCATTTTTTAATCTGATGCACTGTTACTTCAGAAATCCAAATGCCAGccacaaaaggaagaaaactacaTCAACCAGGTCCCTCCGCTGCTTGCTGGGCTAAGTACAGCAGCAAAGGCAACAGCAGGAGAGCAGCTATCCCAGATCACCCTGAAGAACGAGCTGACCTGGCATCAAGTCTTCCATCTCTAGGGAAGAACGTTCAAAAAGACAAGCACAGTACTTCTCCCGTATGTCTCAACATTTAAGTGTTCGTAACTGATTTCTCTCTGATGCTTTGTTCAGCAGCTCTTGATACAACACAGACTTCTGGTAATGTTGTTGAATGCAGAGATAACACCATCACACATCTCAGCTGCGTGTTTTACTAAACAGAATCCCAAATGCTGTAGTAATTCAGCCACCTCCTCTGCCTTTTTGAAGACTCTACGGGAGAAGTTACCTACTTGTCAGAAGATTGCTTCTTCCCCCACTTTTGTTATCAAACATGTATTAAGatttaacaaaagaaagcaaTAGAAATTCTGGTATCAAGCACAGTGAGTTTTTCATGCTCTACTGGCAATTGCTTCTGGCACTCTGTCACTCTACAGAGTTAAAGGGCAGCCAGCTCTTCTGAGTCTTTCCAGAAATCCTCCAACTACTAAAGTCCTCTCTAGCTATTTAAAGTAGAAACTATGATTTTGTACAGAGAAATGCTGAAACATTTCATGCTACCAGGATACAGGTACTATCCCCATATGCGTACCAGCAGCAGACAGAATGTCTAGAGGAAGAAGCTGGAATGCAAAGACCTTTTCAATCCTGTATTCATGGGCTGTGACTCCAGGTCTCCACAGCCCATGAAGACAAGGCCAGCAGCTTACCTGTGTGAGTCCTTACATGTGTTTTCAACTGATTGCACTGGGTGAACGCCTTCCCGCAGAGCTGACACACGTAGGGTTTCACTCCTTTGTGTATTCTCATGTGTCGACGGAGGCTACTGGCTTCGGAAAAGACTTTTCCACAGGTGTTGCACACCGGCTTAGCTTTGGAGTACTTCTGGTCGAGTTCCTCCCCTGTGCTCTCCAGCTGGTAGGCGTTCTTCTCACTGGCTATGTTGGACATGCAGTGCTCCTTCAGCGCGCAGCTTTGCTGAGGTTTTCCCCGTTTCTGTTTCGCAGCAATAGTCTGGACTAGGATATCCTGCGCTGCCAGTGTTTCGCTTTCCACCACAGACGCCAGCTGCAGCTCAGAGTTATCGCcgccttgggcagcctgttccgtGATCTGGGTGGCCAGCTTATTTGCATCTAAGAACAGTTCAATGGATGCGTTCTCGGTCACATCGCTCTGATATTGCATGGATTTATTCTGTATGCTTTTGGGGGAGCTGAAATTCTTCTTTCGCTTTTTGGTTTGAGGAGATTTCTTTTCTAAAGCTGCTTTCTTCGCCTGTGGTTGAACCAActctgcagaagcagcatctgcTTTCTCCCGATTACTGTAATCTTGGAGAGTCAGAAGGCAAGTCTGCTGATTCATTTCAACATTTCCAGTGATACTAGATGTCTCTGTGGAAGAGGGATTAGCAATAAAAGCAAAGTCTTCCATCTTGATTTTGCATTTAGTGACCACTTCTTCTACTTTGAGATAGTCAGCAGCCTGGTGAATTTCTTTAACGTTCCAGCTGCAAGAAAACAAGACTTGGGTGACAACATTCTGGACAAAGCAAACATCTGTTCTGTACCAACTGTACGAAACACAGACAGCAGAGCTACACAAAAGTTACACAGTCAGAAAACGTAATTTTAAGAACATATACAGCAAGATCTATCTCTTAGTGCTGTAGTGCCCTGAGACAGTAGTACGACAATGACACCCGAACCGACGGCCCACGTGGGGTCTGCGGGTCCACGGAACTATTTCCAGTCAATTGCCTTCTGTACAATTTTATGTTGAAAGTCTAATTGTGAGGTTACGAGGCTAGATGTGGCGTTGTAGGTCCAAAAAGCTCAGAAATCACAGCACGAAGGGGTAAAACACTGGACAATAAAATGCCTAAGTTACCATTCTATAATCCTTCTGGGAAAAGTCTTAAGTAATTCGCAAGCAGCGCATTCACCTCAGCACTTCTGTGAGGTGGGTATTAATCTTGTTTTATAAAACAATTTGCAAACTCTTAATTCTGTATCAGCTCTGCACCAACAACATTAACACCAGGGAAGTCCTCATTTAAAGTACTACACTCGATTTTTCAGTTCCTGCAAAACAGGCCTCagtggtttagaaaaaaaatgatctGGAAAAGGTGGCAACATGCACCATCAAGGCTTTTGTGGGTTTACAGCACTTTAAAGAGATTAATGGTAAACAGCATCCCTCTAACAACCTCTTACACGGTAAATGTAATTAAACAATAAGTAACTAGCCACAATTACTCTCTCTATGGGAAAACAGCTGTTTTAGTAGCTTGTATTATACTAGCACTGTGTTCAAAGTACACCCTCCTGGTGTCACCCAGGCACCCACCATCACAAAAGTTAACAGAATGTGCCGACAGTTGCAGCATTCACCTATAGGGATACTGTACAAGATGTCGGGTGTGCAGAGGCAGACCCGCAGGTGTCATCTTTAGTCAGGTAGTTCTTCCCGGGGTGAGAACAATACTTTCACCTCCCTCTTCCTTCAGAGATCTCAACTGCTCAGCATGAATCCAGAAACTCTCCTCCTGCAGTCCCAGACAGACACAAGAACGCTGCACGCTTCTGCTCATGCGTAATTTGAAAAGCATCAATCACTAATTTCACTACATAGCTGTGTACACTGCCCTACTGCTGTTAATCCATGTAGCTAACTTTAAAAAAGCCAACACCCTGCATCTGTATACTGAAATTATGGAGCATGAGTTTTCAGTCTTCAGTAGAAACAAACGTTTTTTTAAACCTGCAGTTGACACCAGATGTTGAGAAAGGAGTAGAAATCCTGGACCACACACTTCAAAGTCATCACACTTCCCTCATGAGGGATAGTCTCTTTCTTTTGCTGAGAGAGAAGCACTGCAAAGAATCCTCCTTGTATATGAGGCAACACAATGGGCACAAAATCAATGTAGTGTGTGGGGAAAACACTCTTCCTGTGACTCCTTTTGGGCGCTGTAATATACAACGTTGCGTAACAGATCACGCGAATTCtaacaaatgtaatttttaaaaaatggtgccTATCCTCATCTGTTCCTCAGACTTTAGTCTCTACCACATACACAGTTTCTGTGTGTTCTCTGCAAAACCAGACTCCTATAATCCAACTTCAGAAATAATACACTTATCTTTCCCTCTCCCAGTAATCACGCAATATATTTAATCCCTTCTGATCCAGAAAGACTGGGAGACTGAAACCATCAATCAATGAAGTATCAGACAACATACCTTTCTTTCGGCACTCATAGGTCACGtggtattttaaaacatacaaaCAGATGAGCTTCAACTTGCTAATATGTATCATATCCATTACTATTTGTTCCTCTGGAACTTATTACAGAGACCAAAAAAATCCAGTATTGCTTTAACATGGTTTATTTCCCTATTCTCTTTCCCCCTTTAATAGCGTATGTTACCTGTCAAGGTTTAAGTTTCCCGTATAAATAAATTCCAGGAGTTTTTGGAATCCATCAGCTTTCACTTGAGTCTGATCCAAAACCACATTATTGTCAGACGCATCTCTGTAAAATGCCCCGAAGTACTCGCTGAAGGAGGCAAGCACATTTCTGTGCGCTTTGAACTGGAATTCACCGATAACAACAGTGCAGTCACAAAGAAAGCCAGCTTCTCGCTGCTTGTTCAGTCTCTCTAAAAGGTGCTCACAGTGATGGGAATACTGCATTTTGATAACGAGCTGCAGCCTCTTTGTTCTgatctgggaaagaaaacaaaaaaaaaaatatttacatgcaagatttaactttgtttttcctttaacagCGTAAGTTAACGATTACAAAAGAGTCAGCGTTGGAATCCACTCGTGGTCACCGCGGGACGGTTTGTACTGTAGCGCTTTTGTACGAGGTACAGCGAGACGGGTGGATCCTTCTAACTTGGGGGGCTGCTAATTTTAGAGACAGAGCGGGGGGAAGAGGGCAGAGTCATGTACACTCCCCCACCCGATCAGAGGATTAACCTCACTAAGCTGACGAGCTGTCAGGTCAAAACCGGGCTCCGAGGAGCACTTTGTAGAAATGAGCCACCCGcggtccccgcggcgggggcagccgcTCCCCAGGGCTCAGACCCGCTCCCCGCCCCAGGGACAGGCAGACCCCGGTTGCGGGCGGTCCCAGGAGGTCACCGGGGCCCAGAGGTGCCCCAACAACCGCggcgcccc contains the following coding sequences:
- the MYNN gene encoding myoneurin produces the protein MQYSHHCEHLLERLNKQREAGFLCDCTVVIGEFQFKAHRNVLASFSEYFGAFYRDASDNNVVLDQTQVKADGFQKLLEFIYTGNLNLDSWNVKEIHQAADYLKVEEVVTKCKIKMEDFAFIANPSSTETSSITGNVEMNQQTCLLTLQDYSNREKADAASAELVQPQAKKAALEKKSPQTKKRKKNFSSPKSIQNKSMQYQSDVTENASIELFLDANKLATQITEQAAQGGDNSELQLASVVESETLAAQDILVQTIAAKQKRGKPQQSCALKEHCMSNIASEKNAYQLESTGEELDQKYSKAKPVCNTCGKVFSEASSLRRHMRIHKGVKPYVCQLCGKAFTQCNQLKTHVRTHTGEKPYKCELCDKGFAQKCQLVFHSRMHHGEEKPYKCDVCNLQFATSSNLKIHARKHSGEKPYVCDRCGQRFAQASTLTYHVRRHTGEKPYVCDSCGKAFAVSSSLITHSRKHTGEKPYICGICEKSFISSGELNKHFRSHTGERPFICEMCGNSYTDIKNLKKHKTKVHTGSETPPDSNALDNSFNEQESIQSQKSPLSESIDVKPSEMSLALPLSIGTEDHQMLLPVTGGQSPSSETLLRSAVTGYSEPQFIFLQQLY